DNA from Kitasatospora acidiphila:
CCGCACCGACACCCTGGCCCCGCTGCTCACCCGGCTCAACGAGCTGCGCCGGGCCCACCCGGCGCTCCAGGAACTGCGCAACCTCGCCTTCCTGCCCACCGACAACGACCAGGTGATCGCCTACACCAAGCGCACCGGCGAGGACGAGGTCATCGTCGTGGTCAACCTCGACCCGTGGCACCCGCAGGAGGCCACCGTCACCCTTCCGAGTGACGGTCCGTTCGCCGTCACCGACGAGCTGAGCGGCGAGCAGTACACCTGGCACCGCCACAACTACGTCCGGCTCGACCCCTCAGCGTCGCCGGCCCACCTCCTCACCGTTCGGAGGATCTCCCTGTGATTGTGAACGAGCCCGTCCCCGACACCTTCGCGGACACCGAGCAGAAGGACCTGGACCCGGAGTGGTTCAAGCGTGCGGTCTTCTACGAGGTGCTGGTGCGGTCCTTCCAGGACAGCAACGGCGACGGTGTGGGTGACCTCAAGGGGCTCACCACCAAGCTCGACTACCTCCAGTGGCTGGGTGTGGACTGCCTCTGGCTCCCGCCGTTCTTCGCGTCCCCGCTGCGCGACGGCGGCTACGACGTGGCCGACTACACGGCGGTGCTCCCCGAGTTCGGCGACCTGGCCGACTTCGTGGAGTTCGTGGACGCGGCGCACAAGCGCGGCATGCGGGTGATCATCGACTTCGTGATGAACCACACCAGTGACCAGCACCCGTGGTTCCAGGCCTCCCGCAACGACCCTGACGGCCCGTACGGCGACTTCTACATGTGGGCCGACGACGACAAGCAGTACCCGGACGCGCGGATCATCTTCGTCGACACCGAGACCTCCAACTGGACCTACGACCCGGTCCGCAAGCAGTACTTCTGGCACCGGTTCTTCTCCCACCAGCCGGACCTCAACTACGACAACCCGCGGGTCCAGGACGAGATCATGGCGGCCCTGCGGTTCTGGCTGGACCTGGGCATCGACGGCTTCCGGCTGGACGCGGTGCCGTACCTGTTCGCCCGCGAGGGACCAACTGCGAGAACCTGCCGGAGACCCACGAGTTCCTCAAGCGGGTCCGCAAGGAGATCGACGCCGACTACCCGGACACCGTGCTGCTGGCCGAGGCCAACCAGTGGCCGGAAGACGTCGTCGACTACTTCGGCGACTTCACCTCCGGCGGCGACGAGTGCCACATGGCCTTCCACTTCCCGGTGATGCCGCGGATCTTCATGGCGGTGCGCCGGGAGTCCCGCTACCCGGTGTCGGAAATCCTCGCCAAGACGCCGGCCATCCCGCACGGCTGCCAGTGGGGCATCTTCCTGCGCAACCACGACGAGCTGACCCTGGAGATGGTCACCGACGAGGAGCGCGACTACATGTACGCGGAGTACGCCAAGGACCCGCGGATGCGGGCCAACGTGGGCATCCGCCGCCGGCTCGCCCCGCTGCTGGAGAACGACCGCAACCAGACCGAGCTGTTCACCGCACTGCTGCTGTCGCTGCCCGGCTCCCCGGTGCTCTACTACGGCGACGAGATCGGCATGGGCGACAACATCTGGCTGGGGGATCGCGACGGCGTGCGCACGCCGATGCAGTGGACGCCCGACCGCAACGCGGGTTTCTCCTCCGCCGACCCGGGCAGGCTCAGTCTGCCGCCCATCATGGATCCGGTCTACGGATACCAGGTGACCAACGTCGAGGCGCAGCAGAGCAGTTCGTCCTCGCTGCTGCACTGGACCCGGCGCATGATCGAGATCCGCAAGCTCAACCCGGCCTTCGGGCTCGGCAGTTACACCGAACTCCCGTCCAGCAACCCGGCCGTTCTGGCGTTCGTCCGGGAGTACGAGGGTGACCTGGTGATGTGCGTCAACAACTTCTCCCGCTTCCCCCAGCCCACTGAGCTGGACCTGCGGCAGTACGGCGGGCGCTACCCGGTCGAGCTGATCGGCGGGGTGCGGTTCCCGTCGATCGGCGAGTGGCCGTACCTGCTCACCCTGGCCGGGCACGGCTTCTACTGGTTCCAGCTGCGCCGGCCCGTGGCGCAGTAACGATCCAGCGACCCCGGGGGCGCGCGGCGCGAGGCAGCTGCGCCCCGGTCCACCGCGCGCCACCCCGTACGGAGAACAGCCCAACGCCTACCCCTCAGGCGTGACACCCGAGCCCGACTCGCGTGCCGCCGCCGCAGCGCCGCCGAAATCCGGAAGACTGGCGGGCCCGGCCTGATCCACCGGGCCGTCAGCCTGCTTCCGGGGAAAGGGAGTCATGTCGGAAATCTCCCGTTCTCAAGCCCACGCCCACCGCGACGCGGGAACCGCGCCCCGCGGCCAGGGCGGCGCGGGCGGTCCACACGGTGCCGGCGGCGCGGGCCGCGGCGCCGGCGGGCATTCCGGGCACACCGACAGACCGCGCGGCAGCACCTCCCTGGCGGTCGGCGAGCTGGTGGAGGCCGCGCTGCCGATGATCGCCGACTGGCTGCCCGGCCAGCGCTGGTACGCCGGCAAGGGCCAGGCGATCACCGGCCTGCGCCCGGTCACCGCGACCCCGCTGGTCACCGGCGACCCGGCGATGCTGCACCTGCTGCTCCGGGTGGAGCACGGCGAGCAGTCCGACCTCTACCAGCTGCTGCTCGGCCTGCGGGCCGAGGCACCGGCCGACCTGCTGCCCGAGGCCTCGCTCGGCAGCCTGACCCACGGCCCGTACGACGGCGCGGCGCTCTACGACGCGGTGCACGACCCGGAGCTGACCGGCCGGCTGCTCGCCCACCTGGCCACCGCCGACCGGTTCGGTCCGCTGGCGTTCCGCCGCACCCCCGGCCCCGGCCTGCCGAGCGACCTGCTGGGCCGGGCCGGCACCGCCGAGCAGTCCAACACCTCGGTGATCTTCGGCACCGCGTTCATCCTCAAGCTGTTCCGCCGGATCAGCCCCGGCACCAACCCCGACCTGGAGCTCTCGCTGGCGCTCTCCCGGGCCGGCAGCACCCGGATCCCCCGGGTGGCGGCCTGGTTCGAGAGCCGGATGGCCGGGTCCGAGCCGG
Protein-coding regions in this window:
- a CDS encoding maltokinase N-terminal cap-like domain-containing protein yields the protein MSEISRSQAHAHRDAGTAPRGQGGAGGPHGAGGAGRGAGGHSGHTDRPRGSTSLAVGELVEAALPMIADWLPGQRWYAGKGQAITGLRPVTATPLVTGDPAMLHLLLRVEHGEQSDLYQLLLGLRAEAPADLLPEASLGSLTHGPYDGAALYDAVHDPELTGRLLAHLATADRFGPLAFRRTPGPGLPSDLLGRAGTAEQSNTSVIFGTAFILKLFRRISPGTNPDLELSLALSRAGSTRIPRVAAWFESRMAGSEPATLGLLQRFLPDAEDGWELALDQVARLKGDPSPGNFAVEAHRLGRATAEVHRVLARALPVARLDREQTGRLATGMAERLDVAAAAVPALRRYRPALHAAFQQLTADHLTGLMVQRIHGDLHLGQAMRTPHGWVLLDFEGEPAKSVAERRLPQPALRDVAAMLRSFDYAAAHLLAGAPQPDPQLAHLAASWAARNRTAYCAGYTAAGGTDPAACPELLRALEIDKAVYEVVYEARHRPSWLPIPLTAIHRLATTI